A section of the Deltaproteobacteria bacterium genome encodes:
- a CDS encoding transposase has protein sequence SMNNQSLIGRFKLVVQWVAARSGRIYIEWPEHGSTRTCSACGSKLAEGLPPEVRSWDCPSCGSHHLRDENAAINGLKLVMHKDLPCSGQIPPVTRRHSARFTGSGIERSSLDATGKPSVTTTKVVELRRRRSASTGRSSVPHGASA, from the coding sequence GCAGCATGAACAACCAGTCCCTCATCGGTAGATTTAAACTCGTCGTCCAGTGGGTGGCAGCCAGGTCTGGCCGCATTTACATCGAGTGGCCTGAGCATGGGTCGACACGCACCTGCTCCGCATGTGGATCTAAGCTGGCCGAAGGACTCCCCCCGGAGGTACGCAGTTGGGACTGCCCATCCTGCGGCAGTCACCACCTGCGTGACGAGAACGCTGCCATCAATGGATTGAAACTTGTGATGCACAAAGACTTGCCCTGCTCGGGCCAGATACCACCAGTGACGCGGAGACACTCAGCCCGGTTTACCGGCAGCGGCATCGAACGCTCGTCGCTCGACGCCACAGGTAAACCCAGCGTCACGACCACTAAGGTCGTGGAGCTGAGACGAAGGCGCTCCGCGAGCACTGGACGGTCCTCTGTGCCGCATGGTGCCAGTGCCTAG
- a CDS encoding cell filamentation protein Fic: protein MRPVIRQNLIGELVLSQGPGTLANAISEAVNAGELRRLVPSIYTTAVAEDPADVLRRNLYQVLGSLYAGAIISHRSALEAGPAKLKDNWHIVLSYKYDKKVQLPGLTVHLVKGPQALPGDMPFAGGLHLASPERAWLENLRRVKAHGGFSKVLSQEKFEEQLDDYIRVSGENAFREKVNALHRLAETSGFSHEAERFQKLAGTMLKTRSDGILKSDRAQQRATGYPYDPERVVRFEQLFQALRQPASLLKKLSLDTVLCSESAISTLCFFDAYFSNYIEGTRFELEEARAIAFDGKIPDRRPDGHDILGTFRTLMGIASTRPESWTSYGTMAADLMRYHAAIMKAHPDKLPGRFKTVRNFAGSTAFVVPELVEGTLRKGFELFRALEPGFARAAFIKFMVAEVHPFTDGNGRLSRIAMNRELYSTCEVPVIIPTVYRSDYLGGVKKLTRTDNPATYIKMLQRAQCFVASIDYTTFESAQRALAQAKAFSDDPEDVLLF, encoded by the coding sequence ATGCGGCCAGTAATCCGTCAAAATCTCATAGGCGAGTTAGTCCTTTCGCAGGGCCCTGGGACCCTCGCAAACGCGATCTCGGAGGCCGTCAACGCAGGCGAACTTCGTCGCCTTGTCCCGAGCATCTATACAACCGCAGTTGCGGAAGATCCGGCAGATGTGCTCCGACGTAATCTATACCAAGTCCTGGGCTCACTTTATGCTGGCGCGATTATCAGCCACCGCAGTGCGCTGGAGGCAGGCCCAGCAAAGCTGAAGGACAATTGGCACATCGTCCTATCCTACAAATACGACAAGAAGGTGCAACTTCCGGGTCTGACCGTGCATTTGGTCAAGGGGCCACAGGCGCTCCCGGGCGACATGCCATTCGCAGGGGGACTGCATCTGGCATCACCTGAGCGAGCCTGGTTGGAAAATCTGCGCCGCGTTAAGGCTCACGGTGGGTTCAGCAAGGTTCTATCACAAGAGAAGTTCGAGGAGCAGCTCGACGACTACATCCGCGTTAGCGGCGAAAATGCCTTTCGAGAGAAAGTAAATGCACTCCACCGCTTGGCAGAAACTAGTGGCTTCTCTCATGAAGCGGAAAGGTTCCAAAAGCTGGCTGGAACCATGTTAAAGACCCGCTCAGATGGGATCCTCAAGTCGGACCGCGCGCAACAGCGGGCGACTGGCTATCCGTATGATCCAGAGAGGGTCGTTCGCTTCGAGCAACTTTTTCAGGCACTTCGCCAACCGGCGAGTCTGCTCAAAAAGCTTTCATTGGATACGGTCCTCTGCTCTGAAAGCGCAATATCGACCCTGTGTTTCTTCGACGCTTACTTCTCGAACTACATCGAGGGAACGCGATTCGAGCTTGAAGAAGCACGCGCCATCGCCTTTGATGGCAAGATTCCCGACCGGCGTCCTGACGGGCACGACATACTCGGCACTTTCCGCACCTTGATGGGCATTGCTTCGACCCGTCCCGAGTCTTGGACATCATACGGAACGATGGCAGCCGACTTAATGCGTTATCACGCGGCAATCATGAAGGCTCACCCGGATAAACTTCCTGGGCGGTTCAAGACCGTGCGCAATTTTGCCGGCTCCACCGCCTTCGTGGTACCAGAACTAGTGGAGGGTACGCTTCGTAAAGGCTTCGAGTTATTCCGAGCTCTGGAGCCTGGTTTCGCTCGTGCCGCCTTCATCAAATTTATGGTTGCCGAGGTACATCCTTTTACGGACGGCAACGGACGCTTGAGCCGCATCGCCATGAATCGCGAGTTATACTCAACTTGCGAGGTCCCTGTCATCATCCCGACGGTCTACCGCTCGGACTACCTTGGCGGCGTGAAGAAGCTAACGCGCACGGACAACCCGGCCACATACATAAAGATGTTGCAGCGAGCCCAATGCTTCGTAGCGTCCATAGACTACACTACGTTCGAATCTGCGCAGCGCGCGCTAGCGCAAGCTAAAGCATTCTCCGACGACCCTGAAGATGTTCTACTTTTCTGA